AGAAAGAGGTTTTGGGAACTTTGGATGTTCTACCCGCTTCCATACACCATCAGGGATTGCTCTGGGAAAAACAACAAAACGAGGTTTCCTTTCATATTTTCTATCAGCGCTTATAGGTGCTGGCCTCTGGATTATCTTCTAGACCAACTGTGGGTCATTTCTTCTCTCGCCATTCACCGACCAAGAATGTGAGCTCCTCCTAAGGTATTGGTTCTCCGGCCTTTTGGCCATGGATTCCCTGTTATATCTCATATTCCTCCCAGTATAATGCAGGCCGCCCCCACTGTAATAGTTGTCTCTTCCATGAGCAGCTTCTGTCTTCTTCTCTTTGACCTCAAATATCATTTTTCGAGGCACCCAACACTTTTTTACGGTAAGTCTTGGTTTAATGGACATGTGCCCACTCCCATTCCTTCTCCTCTCGTTGATTAAGAAACATAAGTCAGTGTTGTTTACATTCACATTGGCCACCGGAGGAAAGAGATCTTCATCCGCTATCATTGTTTCTTTCTTCTCAGGAAATTTCAGGATCCCCTTATTGATTCTTTCCTACAATACATTTTTGAAAGCCCAACAAGCATTAGTATTATGGTTGAAGGAATTGTGATACTTACAGTAATCTCTTCCTTTCAACTCCTCCCTAGTGGGCAGCTTGTGATCTGAGGGGAATGTTATAAACTTTTCCTTCACTAGGTGATCGAAAATTTCCTCCTTCTTTGATGCATCAAAAGTATAGGGCGTTTGCACTGGATGAATGTTTTTCTTGGAAACCTCTTCACTTTTGCGTTTTAAGAAAGGGACAATACGTGATCCGGAATTTGCTACTTCTGCCAATGCAACTTCCTCGATCTCCTGGAAATAAGAGCCCACTGTAGATTTTCTTTTATGACTCTCCTCTCGTAACAATTCCTCATACTCTGACACTTTGGCAGCAAGTTCATAAAAATCACGAAATTCTATCCCTTGGAATTTCTTTCTAAGCTCAAAATCGAGCCCTCGTTGTGCCATCTTCACCTATTCTGATTCAGGGAGAAAAACACGGCATCTGCTTCTCACATTCTTGAATTTATCAATAAAATCATTAGCAGATTCCCCCGGTTTTTGGACCACCCTTGACAATTCCGCTATACTGATCTCCGGCATTGTTCTGAAGAATTGTGTATGGAACTGACGTTCCATATCATGCCATGTCATAATAGAGTTCCGAGGTAACGTTGCATACCACGTGAAAGCAGTGCTGGTCAGGGAATTGGGGAACAAACGTAGCTTGTAATTAGAAAAGTTCTCCAAATTTGCCAACTCCCCTACACTGAATTGTAAACCTGGCCACATGTTTCACGCTAGATTGACCATCTTCCCCGGAATACAACGTGAAGTCTGGAATGCGGTATCCTCTTGGATAAGGGTTGTCACGATCCACAACATCAGGATACGGTTTATGAAATTCTGGTCGGTTGATTGGCTTCACTCCTGGgccatacaactcttgaataACATCACGTACCATCTCAAAATCCAACATTGGAGTTTGTCGTAACTAGTGAGGAGAATAAAATGCCCACCGAGTGTTATTCCCCGAACCTGGTACTGAATATCCACGCATTCCCCCAACACCATACATCTCTGGATGTATGTTAGGAGACATCACAGAGAACATATTACCAGCCATTTTTTTACTTTTACCACAATTTTGGAATTTTAACCCCAACTCCTCATCCCTTTTGTGTGGAGGAGTATATCTTCCTTCCCTGGCAGATTCAGGAGTCAGGTGTTTCCCCCAAGcggcgattttcacctgcttgaGAAACCCCTGATCCTTGGCCTTGATCTTTCAGCAATTTAACGTCAGTTTCTTGAAGATTATCATTTTCTGGTGTAACAGCCTCCCCTTTTGCAGACTTCTTCCATTCCTTCACTTCGGCCACAAATTCCATCATAACAGTAGCGAAAGTTTGGGTCATTTCTCTGAGATCACTGTGGATGTTTTTCTCCATGGCCAACATAAAGTTCAGTGAAGGTCCATCACCGCGAGAAACAACAATTCCTTCCTTCATAGTCTCTTCCTCGAACTGGTGTACTAGCCTTTCAACTGTTCTTCCATCTGCATCAGTTTCCTGAAACTCTTCTTGTGAGCGATGACATTTCCCCTGTGATGGGAGAATTCCTTCATTCTTCTCAGTACGCTTTGGAGGCATTGGGTCCCACCGGGCGTGCCAACTTGTTTATCACGAAAATTGCGGGCGTGCCAGACACGTGTTCGTGCCAAAATTGTGAAATAATCTGACTTCGTTTACCAAACGTTGTAGGTCTCGATTCGGTCGTAAGTTCTAACTCCTTCGAAATGGCTCAAAAACGCAAACAAAAATGAGGAATATGACAAAATGACAAGAGTGTTCCATtaacaacatcaaatataattatgttGCTATGAACTTGATCAACGTTTTTACAAGAAAGTTGAAGGAATatgtaaaaaattcaaatacttgactgctggaaattgaaataaacatgcatagaATTGAGAGAATTCTGCAGAGCTTTGCTGTAGATTTTTGTGTTGATTTTGTCGGGCACATTTTCTGATTCCCTTCCCTCCCTTTTTGTCACATTCTACACATCAGTTTCTCCTTTTCACGATCACTCCACGATCTTCCACCTTGGGTAATGGCCGTAATTGGCAGCAACGTTCTCTCGCTGGGCCAGCTGCCACTTTACTTGGACTTTATTTATTTGGGCTTCATTTATTGGGcttcataattattttttaggCACAACAGACAGATATTTGAAATATATCACAATTACTATTAAAAATGAGTGATGCTACACGTACATCGATATTTTGTACACCAATTTGTACAACAcaaaaaattcaatacaaaaattCGATTTGTCAAAATCTCACTATATATTGAATACAAAATCTCGTGATATATCTGTAAAATCTCGTGATATAATGGTTGTAAATATCGATGTAATGATATACTGATTGTACCTTTAGCATTATACATTAAAAATTGCTTAACttgatataaattaaatttgaaatccacttaaATTGCGTTTGGATTGGACGATTTGAAGTTGAGAAAGGATTTAAAATCACTCCATATCGGAAAGTATTTGAAAACCCCAAGGATTTTAGTTTGAGGAAGAACTTGAAAGCACTCTATATTAAGATATATTTAAAAATCGTCAATGTTTAAAACAATAACtaattgaaatttaaaattcattgtCAAGTGGatttatcaaatcaaaccagttaATTCATGAGTAAATACTACTACTTTTTAATGGGTCGGGTCGGGTCGTCTCAGATatttgtatcacaaaattgactcgtatGACGATCTCATATGAGCTTTTGTGTTGATGTTTTATTCCAGATTTGAAATCTTTTAACTTCACGTTCATTCATTCAAATACAACATTGAATTAATCCATCCAGTCAAGGAATCCATCAATCCAAACACAACTAGATTATCGGTCATTATTAGGCGTACAATTATTACTTATATCTAAACTTTCAAATgtgtatttttaaaatcaatctCAACAAAACAAGAAACCTAATTCGTAGAGCCATAGCCTCACCTGGCTTGTGTAATAACTTAATAATGGAATCTGTTTTAGAGTAATTATTCAGAATGAACTTCAAACTAGTTACTAAAATGTTTTGTTCAAATGAATTAAATAGCATGTTGGAAGAAGTTAATTAGTGACTTTTGATGGCAAAAAAAGGGTGGCTCCAAGATACTTGATATCTCATAATTGTAGCTGTTGGATTTATTTTGATTCAGTTGGGGAAAACATTTAGTTTagttatataaaaaaaagaaataatatttatttaaataatatttataatctttaatacaaatatttataataaataaaaaaataaatatgagcTCTGTGCCAAATTTGGCGCAGAGGAAACAGGGTGGGCTATTTTGCCAAAAAAAGCAGAAAAAATACTAATTTGTTTCTATTGGTGCATGATTGGAGATGTTCTAAACATCatcccaaaataataataataataataatttgtctCTTCTAATACCTGCCACTTTTCTCGGTTCGCCCCCGattaaaggcaaaaacttgtgtaggacggtctcacgggtcgtatttatttagacatatatcttatttgggtcatccataaaaaaatattgttttttatactaattgtattactttttattgtgaatatcggtagagttgactcatctcacaaataaagatttgtgagactgtctcacaagagacctactccaaaTTGAATACGTTAATAAATCAAATTGTAGTTGCACAATTGCATGTTGATTAATATGCTCctaattaagataaataaaattcaactacCATCAATTTTATTCTATCGTTAATGATCAAATTCTTGGAATTATGATAATCCAAattcttttcaaaaaaaaaaaaaaactgaatttGGGCATAGAAATTCCCATTACTTGTTTAATATATACATCCCCAATTAATTAATGCTAACATAATATGAGCTGTGGGTATCTTGTTGGTTAGGGTGCATCCTCTTATTCCACAAGTGTATCCCCCACCCCAACtcaaagaaagaagaaaataaaataataaacatacaaaaaaaaaagttacttccttaattgtttttattttaataagatATAGTGTGCTCCTAAGGTTTAATAATTGTATTCAAGctattatgtaaaaaaaaaaaaattacaagacGAGTATTGTTTAAGTGATTATACAAAATATTTCACCCGTATATTATTTCATTCTATTCAACTATTTGGATCCCGCGTTATAGGCGATTCACATGCGAAAATAAAACGATCGATCAACTATGATCTTTTTTTCGAGCAAGCTAACAAGatcaaattataattaatttacagtagttctcttgtgagacggtctcaagaaTATTTATGTTTGAAACGGGTCAACtttaccaatattcacaataaaaagtaatactcttagcataaaaaagtaatagtttttcatggatgacccaaataaaatatatgtctcacaaaatacgacccgtgagaccatctcacacaaatttttaccattaCTTTGACACAAAAGAAACTGATAATTTGCCAAACAAGTTCAAATTAATAAAGGGGGAAATATAGagattgattgattgattgatcATCGACTAACAAATGAGTCATGACCATTATCTTCGAAATCACTATCAAAAACGGTTCTATCGATGCTATCTACGGGGGCAGTGCCCCCACAAGATCTGGGCcgttgattttaaaaaatttgatggaCCCCGCATATATGTAGTTAAATTTGGGCCTTTGATCTTCTCATGAGGGCAGTACCCCATGAGGTAGGGTGAAATATTCCATCAAAAACTGATTGAAAAATGACAAATTGGACTAATATGAAAAGGGTACTTTCCATTAATTTCAATCCAACTTGATTTTGTCACTAATCACATTTAATTGAGTTCATTAAACTAATTTGAGGATACCATGCCTTGGTGTACTTGCTTGTAAATAAAGCAAATGAAAATAATCCACATATTTTTTGTCCTCATTGTTGAAATAATAGCTAAATGTTTTCTTAGAACTTGTAGAAATTATCTCTAATGTTGAAGTTTCGGGATTCAAGATAGATATTCTTGTCTAGTGATGGGAAAAGGAAAAATACTGAATTTTCGATATACCGAGATTATTGTATCGAAAATAACGAATTTACGGTATATATCGAATATTTCGATATGGTACGGTATTGATACTGAATTTTTGGGTATTGTAACGGTGtgaaaaaatctgaaaatttcGGTGTATACTGGAATATCGAAATATtaaaacaatatataaaaatttaaaatatataatatttttaaacaataaatttaaattttagaaataatttttttagataaaataatatatatcgatactataccgaaaTCTCGATATATCGTATTCGTAATGTTCATCGAGTGGAGCTATATTGATATCTTAGATCGTGAATATCAATGGTGTAAAAATGTTACTACCCCGAAAAATTCTTGTCCGAATTATCAACCAAACTTGCCACCTTCTGAATCTCTTAGAGTTAAAAATTAGAACAGATCAATCGAAACCTGATGATTATCGATAAAAGAGAAAATTATAGTTTTAGTCTTGTAAATTAATTTGTTTTGAGTTATagttttataatttgtaaaaatttgattttcatttaataaattttatttttttgctttGGTCATTTTCACTTCGAAACCACCAAATTCatcaaatattaattatttgataCATATGCTCTTTTACGtgatgaaaaatattaaatctACCTAAGGTAAAACAATAGCAAACGACAAGATTTTTCTTCTCGTATTGAAATATTGAATGTTGTTCTTTATTTTAACTTGCaataattttattatgtatAACATAAGCTTTATTTTTGTCATGCGAATTATATAAGAGATTATTTATGTCAAATAAGTATATCTGATAGGTTAAACGAAAGttcgttttaaaaaaaaatccaagcTACCAGATGAAAATAAAACTTTGACAAGTTACATAactaaaactcaaaacatacCAACTTACAGaatcaaaattacaattttctCTCCGCCAAGATTATCATTAAAATCAATATGTTGCAAGCACAACAGTTGACACATGAAACATAAAGAGTTATGTCAGAAAATGACGAGTTTGACTAAAACGGCAAAATTCGGAAAAGGGCGTTTCTTACGGACAAACGTTAGTTTCAAATCCATTTGGATTTGGTCACAGTTCACATTTTGTTAATTTCAATCCATTTGGACTTGGTTTCATATATTTGTTTTTCGTAACTGAAATTAGCCAAAACTCTCGTACGATTCGTACAACTATTGTTCAAAGGATCCGatctaaatttcaaattttatattaaattcggCTTGAATATTgacaattttgaaaattatccGACGATCTAATCCATTTACAACCTTATTTTATGTCTTTATCGAATTCATGTCGATTTTAACTTTCGAATCTCTAGTTTAGCAGCTAACTAGAGCATTCGGgaaagaaaatataaattaactCGCTCGACTCGATTAAATTGCTACGTGTTCATGCAAGAACGCGTTTAGCTAGTGTGTGAATTGAGATCAATGATTCCATTTATAGATGAAtcacttatttttattttcttgttcattattattttatcgTTGTgactaaaatatttattaatatttccAATTTGATTCCGAGTTAATCATACTTCTTCTCTTtgattcttttctttttggctataaaaataattttcaaatttaattgattattgattatatataataaataaataaattatatgacATAGAAATTtggaatatatttttaaattaaccaAATTATCAACAGCAGACCGACCGATTTATAAATTGTGTCTTAAAAAATATACGAGACTTTGTATTTTCTTCAAGTGGTTATCGATTGTTTTGTCAAATTAAACAGACTTTGTATTTTCTTGAAGTGGTCAgcgattttttttcaaatataaacGAAAATTAgaaatactttttttaaaaaataattatcatttattttgttggaaataattttttaaaaaaaatataaacacaaTAAAAATTCTCAAACAAAAAATTCATTTAGGAATTCtcaatgattttaaaaaaatataatgttaaattcaataatttcagTATAAAACACGAGTTAGTGTAAAATCATACCGAGTGAAATGATGGACATAATTTTATTCGTATATCTAAATGTCAATGGTTAAGAAGAGAAATATCTATCTTGAAATTGTTGGTCCCATGAGtagaataataaaaaaattgggaTGCTTAGTCGACGAACTCATTAGTCACctcaagtgtgtgtgtgtatatatacatatacatatatatatatatatatacatatattcgtCTTGTTTATGAGTATTTATGaatctaaatatatcaaaacacaataaataaaatacatcataactataaattatatatattcacttattcatatgatatttttcaatCTGCATGATTATAACATAATGACAGttctttcaaattaaaaaaatatattttttattcaaatataatttgaagGGGTTGTTGATCATAAACGTACatgaaattaatatattatgtgTATCAGACGTTAGTGTTGTGCTTTAGTGTTGTCAACATTATGTGTCAGTATTGTTCTTCAAGTGTCTTCAACATCAATCAGCAACACAGTGATTAtgtgaatcaatcacacaaagTATTCAACATGAAAATTATCTTCAACTCTGAACATCGTGTACATTCAAAAAAAAACTCCAGCAACTGCGTAAAAATCATCTCAAAGTCGTATCGTTCTTCTCTCAAtattccatatatatagatcttCTTATCTTGACCTAATTATCTTTTTCATAAGAACAAAATCCTACAAACATGGGAAACAAGAGTTTATTAGTAATAAGACTCTATTCAAATCTAAGATATTATATCTTAGAAATAAATACCAAAAACAAATAATAGAGGATAAATACTAAGATTAGTTTCGATCAACCAAGTTTAGGAATAAATCTTATTATTAGATAAAGTCAAATTAGTCTAGAAATGCAATActcttatttttcaatttaaataaaggataaaaattaattaggaataaaatattcatttcataattttcaatggaaaaacaataaaaataaaaataatagcaCAATGAATTTTACAAAAACCAAAACAAAAACACAATATACTTAAATGAAGTACATATAGACAAACGATTGTCAAATGACATTCtcttaattaactcaattatcATAATAATGTTATAATAAAACCACTAATCTTGTTATTAAGTTAAATATCAATTGTGATTTTGCTAACTTTTTTAATCTTTGTCGATTTTGTTTAACTTTCTCAATTTGGTTTTAGAATACTTATTATGCATAGTTAATTTCATATCAGCATGTATCATTTGTAAATTAATATTGATTATTAATAATTTCATGTGAAATAAAATTTGGAAATAATATCACTCAAATATATTTGTGTAGTAAAACACAtatcttaattaaataacacaaaaaCTTTTATGAGATAGTTTCACGactcaattttgtgagacatgtatTTTATTTAGGTCACTCACGaaaattctaaatttttatGCTAGgagtattatttattattgcaAATATAACAAGATTAATCTGTCTCAcggataaatattcgtgaaatcatctcaaaaaatacttattaataaaataatacgtGATACTCAGTTAAAATATCATatgtaaaaattttaatatctaACAAATGCTAATAAATTATCACTATAATTCATAGTTATTATAAGGATTACcttgattaaaaaattataaagattatctcataaatttaattaaaaatataaaataattttcattatttttaatttttctttctataaataaAGTTGAAATAAATCATACTAATCAAATTATATTACAAATTTAATATtagaaaaatttgcaaaaagtgcatataaaataaaaattatactcTCAATGTCTATTTTTATTGGAAAAGattcataaaaaataacatttactATGCTAAATAAATATAGAATGACAAATATGGAAATTCACATTAAGACGTGATATATTTGTATGTAAGTAGATATACACACACTCACTTTCAAGCACCCAACCTAGGATGTGGCCTGATTCTCACACTTGAAATATGGCCTCAAGGCAAGGGTCGGGAAAACTCGAGCTCTGATATtttgcaaaatatttaaaaggttATCTTCtgaacaaaatatataataattttactTGAACTTGATTTTAAATCCGAGAAACTATAAATCCGAAAAGATTTTACAAAGTCGAGGCTTGAGTTCGACTCATTTATAGTACTTCATttattgatataaaaataacaaaatatttaaaagtttttatcttcctaacaaaatatataatacttttatttgaatttgaatttaaaacCGAGAAACAATATATtcgaaaaatttttaaaaagtcGAAGCTTGAGTTCGACTCATTTATAGTACTTAATTTATtgttataaaaataacaatgAAGACATCCAAGTCTCTCTTTTATTAATTACCCCATTGCCATGACTTCAAACTTATGCAGCGTGGTCTCAACTTATTCCTACAAtggacaacaaaactgaatgAAACTTCACTCAGAATCATAATAAGATAGTAGATAAAAAGAAAACTCTTGGCTAATTCATTCCACATGAAATTCAATTTAGTTGAAGAACAAAAGTCAATACCCGAACCATACGACATTCTTGCTGTGTATAGCAGGGACGTCGCGAATGGTGCGTTCTTGACTACTCGTTCGAGTAAAATAATAAAGGGTTGCTAACAGAATTAAAGTACAAATCCCTCCCAaaacaaagaagaaaaaaaaatcgacaGTAAAATGTTGTGAACTGTAATGAGTCTTTGGCAAGAGCATCAGCAACAGCAGCAGCTGATAAGTCAGCTTCAGATATTGAAGATAGGAATAAGGTGCATTGCAAATTCTCCAACTAACCAAAAGATAGTTCCCTCCTCCATTCAATATCATCACGACAGTCTGCGGGATGTAaatgttttctttttccttttcctgTTCCGTAACGGTATTTATAGATGGTATACAAACACTAGAAGGACATGTAGTATCAAGAAGTTGTGCAATTCAAGGCGGCTTTAATTTGGTGGACAGTGTTGCTGATAAGGTTATTAACGGTGGTCACTGACTCGGGGCTCATTCGAGCTGATGGGAAGCTGCTCACGAGTATCTGAAACACAATGGTAATGAGTGAACCTGAGGACCTGCCACCAGTGCCAGGATTCGAGCTGGTTGAAGCACCATCACCGCCAACTCCTCTGGTTTGGAGGTGGTCAGGCTTGCCATCGGGTGAAATAGTGAAACCAGAAGGCAGTAAAGGGATATATGAAGGGTCTTCGCCACTCATTGCTATGTTGATGGCTGGAAGGTCGACAGGACAGTACACAACAAGTGCACCTGATGAGTCTATGCAGCTTTCTTGGAGTATCAGCATGTTGTTTTGGCTCGTGTTGAAGGCCTAATTTTAAAGAATTCGGGATTATTCAATACAACAACTTCGAGTGGTTTGAGCACAAATTAACTATGAATCAAACAAAGTCAATGGAGGAAAAGAATTTACCCGGAGAACCGATATGCAATTCCCAGGATGACAGCCATTTGCAATGTGAGCAACTTCTTGAACTGGATTTTGATTTGATAGGACATCCCACTGAAACATTAACAAAATGTAAGAAGTGaaatttgaacattaaactctgATCTATAAAGATCAGAAAACTACCTGCGGTCGATTTCTTTCATCCCTGAAAAAATTGAACACATTCTGTGGAGGTATAGGGAGCCAAATAGTGGCGGCTGCACTAAGTACCATGCCATTTGGCTGGCCAGGATCGGTGCTCTTATGAAGTGTCGCCCGGACCTCAAACTCATTCAACCCCGTATTTGTGGTCCATTGTTGGCCATTAGCAGGGTTTATACTTGAACAAAAATTGTTTACCATTCTCTGGGCAAGTTTCATCATGCTTCTTTTGCCTTCAGCCAATGGAAGCACTATCACAGAGGACATTTGTAAAGATCAGAATTGGTTACTATAACATATATCACTTCAAATACAAGAACGGAGGAACTTTAGAAGGATTTACCCCCTCCAAGATCACGAGTCGAATTTTCAGTAACCATCAAGCAAGCAAATCTTTCGCATATCCTTTGAAGATTCGAAAGCCATCTTTCAGCTCCAAAGGCTAGTCCACTGTGAATGAGTTCCCTATATAGCCTATGAATGGGAGCTTTATCTTCAATTTCCCAATGTTCCACCCAAGTCACCTGTTATTGAAAGCACACAAAATTCTTATAAACAAAATTCGCACCACATTATGACATACCAAAAACACGTATTAAGTACACTCAACGACCTTTGAATAACCATTAGGCAAGTCTTGTATCAGGCATCCAGAAGGAAGCTTGTGAACTTtacatgaagaagaaaattggctGCCTTGATGAGTAATATCAGAGGAAACATCGACAATTGCCCATGAGCCTTGTTCAATCTGCTGACAGAATCGAAGTAAATAGATTTGCCTAGTCGGCACCAGGGCCGAAAGAACCTGCAATTCTGCATACATCTAGCACAAACAGAAGaaatttgagaagaaaaatgatttaagtTTACAAGTTAATCCAGTTGGAATTAAATTTTTCTTACCAATTGCAATGTGCCGCTTCGGCCTCCAAGCATTCCAGATGATATTACTTCAATGGTTCTTGCCCTTGAGACAATTGTAGGGAACAATTCCACCCACTTACTCTGGCATTTTAGAGCAAAATGGTCACAAGATTATTCAAAAAGATTTTATCTTGTTGAATAATATTATGGggaaaacaaaaaaatgtaaTAAACCAACCGCATCCATGAACATGTCGGCCAATGCCAAACCGTTCATTATCACGACACCTGAATCTCGCGATGCTTCGATCCGAACGTTGGGATTTTTCAAGTGACTATTAGACCTCGGGAAAATACTATCATAT
This window of the Primulina tabacum isolate GXHZ01 chromosome 12, ASM2559414v2, whole genome shotgun sequence genome carries:
- the LOC142521124 gene encoding homeobox-leucine zipper protein HDG11-like, whose translation is MEFGGGEGSSGGDGSDPNRRKKRYHRHTAHQIQRLESMFKECPHPDEKTRNYLSRELNLHPRQIKFWFQNRRTQMKAQHDRADNCALRAENDKIRCENIAIREALRNVICPSCGGPPVSEDSYFDDQKLRIENAHLKEELDRVSSIAAKYIGRPISQLPPVQPIHVSSLDLSMASFGSHGIPGPSLDLDLLPGSSSSVIPNLAFPPMSISDMDKSLMADIAVNAMDELIKLLQANEPIWMKPTADGREILNVETYDSIFPRSNSHLKNPNVRIEASRDSGVVIMNGLALADMFMDASKWVELFPTIVSRARTIEVISSGMLGGRSGTLQLMYAELQVLSALVPTRQIYLLRFCQQIEQGSWAIVDVSSDITHQGSQFSSSCKVHKLPSGCLIQDLPNGYSKVTWVEHWEIEDKAPIHRLYRELIHSGLAFGAERWLSNLQRICERFACLMVTENSTRDLGGVLPLAEGKRSMMKLAQRMVNNFCSSINPANGQQWTTNTGLNEFEVRATLHKSTDPGQPNGMVLSAAATIWLPIPPQNVFNFFRDERNRPQWDVLSNQNPVQEVAHIANGCHPGNCISVLRAFNTSQNNMLILQESCIDSSGALVVYCPVDLPAINIAMSGEDPSYIPLLPSGFTISPDGKPDHLQTRGVGGDGASTSSNPGTGGRSSGSLITIVFQILVSSFPSARMSPESVTTVNNLISNTVHQIKAALNCTTS